In Pseudoalteromonas sp. '520P1 No. 423', the following proteins share a genomic window:
- a CDS encoding DUF3429 domain-containing protein produces MRVWQLLGYLGLLPFIGLILMSLTNVSLNSITPEQGFIFYSVCILSFLSGTLWRKDRLVKNNTTLVLSNLFCLYSFACLFFSSKIALSLLVFGYIGLLAVEYYLSRKNSNTLNLSYFQMRAILTLTVCALHGWAFIL; encoded by the coding sequence ATGCGTGTATGGCAATTACTTGGTTATTTAGGTTTATTACCTTTTATTGGGTTGATTTTAATGTCTCTGACCAATGTAAGTTTAAATTCAATTACACCAGAGCAAGGATTTATTTTTTATAGTGTCTGTATATTAAGCTTTTTGTCAGGCACATTATGGCGCAAAGATAGACTTGTTAAAAATAATACAACATTAGTTTTAAGTAATTTATTTTGCTTGTACAGTTTTGCTTGTTTATTTTTTTCTTCCAAAATTGCTTTGAGTTTATTAGTTTTTGGCTACATCGGATTATTAGCTGTGGAGTATTATTTGAGCAGAAAAAATTCAAATACCCTTAATCTTAGCTATTTTCAAATGCGGGCGATTTTAACCTTAACGGTATGCGCACTTCATGGCTGGGCATTTATTTTATGA
- a CDS encoding flavin reductase family protein, producing MDSRDRALFINSLSGFKSANLIGSQNSKGQTNLAMFSSVVHLGASPALVAFIMRPDNGKRHTLDNIKQTKEYTINQVSEAFYDKAHQTSAAYSQNQSEFESCGLTTEFIDTINAPFVGQSRLKYAVSLKQIIPIELNSTLMIIGEITHIICDQQAIQSDGFIDIESINTVAVSSLDSYHKTKKINRLHYAKPDKPVQPLVNIIHEIKD from the coding sequence ATGGACAGTCGTGATCGCGCACTTTTTATCAATAGTCTCTCAGGATTTAAAAGTGCTAATTTAATCGGCAGTCAAAATAGTAAAGGACAAACTAACTTAGCAATGTTTAGTTCTGTTGTGCATCTTGGAGCCTCACCCGCATTAGTTGCTTTTATTATGCGACCTGACAACGGTAAAAGGCATACGCTAGATAACATAAAACAAACAAAGGAATATACAATTAATCAAGTCAGTGAAGCTTTTTATGACAAAGCGCATCAAACATCTGCGGCCTACTCACAAAATCAAAGTGAATTTGAATCATGTGGATTAACAACCGAATTTATCGATACGATTAATGCGCCTTTTGTGGGTCAAAGCCGTTTAAAGTATGCCGTTTCATTAAAGCAAATTATTCCAATTGAGCTTAACAGTACTTTGATGATCATTGGCGAAATCACACATATCATTTGCGACCAACAAGCGATTCAAAGTGACGGGTTTATTGATATTGAATCAATAAACACTGTGGCAGTATCTTCCCTTGATAGCTACCATAAAACAAAGAAAATTAATCGATTACACTATGCAAAGCCTGACAAGCCCGTGCAACCGCTAGTAAATATAATTCACGAGATAAAGGACTGA
- a CDS encoding SIP domain-containing protein gives MLKVIKNNDIQLIEAPKNYKVIWITNEESLYSKVKSLSWLDGIVSIWSACEFDAMHQLRSYYKNEKQYATQNNS, from the coding sequence ATGTTAAAAGTGATAAAAAATAATGATATACAGTTAATTGAGGCGCCGAAAAACTATAAAGTTATTTGGATCACAAATGAAGAATCACTTTATAGTAAAGTAAAGTCACTCTCATGGTTAGATGGTATAGTGTCAATTTGGAGCGCATGTGAATTTGACGCTATGCACCAACTTAGAAGCTACTATAAAAATGAAAAGCAATATGCTACACAAAACAATAGTTGA